The stretch of DNA TCGGAATTAAACTCAATCAAGAAATCTTGCTAGGATTATAATGGCGGAAGTGAAGGTATTTGGCGTTTGGGGAAGCCCATTTAGCCGCAGAGTCGAGATGGCGCTGAAACTGAAAGGAGTTGAATACGAATACGTAGAAGAAGATCTAACCAATAAGTCCGCACAGCTTCTTCAGTACAATCCAGTACACAAAAAGATTCCCGTGCTGCTGCACAATGGTAAGCCAATCGCGGAGTCGTTGGTGATTCTTGAATATATTGATGAAACTTGGAAAAATGGACCATCCATCTTGCCCAAAAATCCTTATGACAGAGCCATGGCCCGTTTCTGGGCTAGATTTATTGATGAAAAGGTATATTCTTCTACCACGCTTTATTTTTCAAGATTTCCTTTAGTTGGTGTAAAGCTAACTAATGTAAACTGGTAAAAATTTCCATGTTCCAGTGCTTTCCAGCAGTGTGGAAGGCTTGTTGGGGTGCAGGGGAGGAGCAAGTGAAAGCCAAGGAAGAAGCACCAGAACTGCTAAAATTTCTTGACAAGGAGCTAGAAGGGAAGAAATTCTTCGGCGGAGATAGCATCGGGCTGGTCGATATTGCTGCCAATTTCGTCGCTTATTGGTCTGTGATTATCACTGAATTGGTGGGACTCGAACTCATAACAAACGACAAGTTCCCGAATCTGTGTACATGGATGGAGGAGTACGTCAACTCGAGTTTTGTGAAGGAACACCTGCCTGATCGGGAGAAACTGGCCGGGATTTTCAGGGCTCTATTCCTTCAGACCAAATGAGAGCCATCTAGAATTTTCAGACCTTCGGTTTCTTGGACTTGCTTgtgttttgttttggggaaaATAAGGAGAATGAGGCAGGTGCTTTGTTTGTCTCACATGTTTCTATAAAGTGTCTCTGTGTGTGTGAAGTCAGTGCTTCAAAtcttaataaaatttttaattttctaaaaagctCAAAGTCAAATACTTTTTTCATATATAAATCGACCATATAcaaacttcaaaaaaaaaaaaaaaaaaaatagtgccACGTGGTTTTTCATTCTTCTTAAGAATTAAGAATATTAATCAAGACTATTGAAAGATGGTCTCGCagattaattttatgaaattgaTCTATTACTATATTagatcataaaaaaataattattttttatattaaaaatattattttataacgAGAAAATTTttgttataaatataaattaatgatACAATTTCACAAAAAGAATTATTCAAGTTAATGAGTAAGTATTTTTCACTAAATTAAAGAAGAGAAACATaaatgagtgggtctcatgtgagatcgtctcacagatcaaatttgtgagacgggtcaaccatacccatattcacaataaaaagtaatactcttagcatcaaaagtaatactttttcatgggtgacccaaataagagatccgtcttacaaatatgacccgtaagaccgtctcaacAAGCCAACATAAATTTAATTAAGTGGCACACAATAATCGAATGAAAGGCTTCAATGAATTGATTTGTCATGATATCTAATCTaactaataaaaatataatctcACCTTTCATGacaaaaaataacatttatatatttaaacaGGTTTCTAATAAATATTTCTACTGTGTTTTTAAGATGAAATCCGTCGCTGCATATTGAGTAAATctccatattaattaattaatttgtaaATTATGCTAGCCAATAAACAACATTTGACATATCATGTGTGACAGACTCGTCCTAAAAAGTATCGATATGAAAAATCAAACTATCgaagattgatcaactcaatcatCTCGGACACCTTATCACAGACATCCCATTTCAAAGTTTTTCTTCTATGACCATAAGTTTTTGttgaatattcatttttgaagGGGGTTTACCTCATCAAAAGAGCGGGAAGTAAGTCCATCGTCATTGATACCCCGGGATGTCCGGGGTCATGGATAGGTCCTAGGACTTCCCGGGCCATGGAGCATATCCATGGATGGTGCCCGAGTCAGGATAGAATGATCTCGGACCGGTAAAATGACGAGGTGGATTAACGCCCCAAATCATGGAACTGCCCGGGACGAGGAGGGTACGACTAAATGAAATCATGAAGTGGGCAGTCAGTCAATAGGCCGGGCCATTGAATCACCTGGAACATGACTTCCCCGGGACATGAAATGCCCGGGCTTCTATATAAATCCCCGAGAAGCGTTCTACCCTAGTCACCTTGGTATGAGTGAAGCATTTAATGGCGCCGACTCGATAGAATATGTACAACCGACCTACCTCTGACAAGTAACATAAATGGTTGACAAAATCAGGTGGGCTGGATGTGACTAATATaagatttgacatgtcagaacaatAGGGTATAATCAGCCACCCTATTACAATTAATGCTCAAACACAAAAAACGAGCTCATAATTGCATCctctactataaataccaggttcttTACTTGTATTTATTCTCTATTCAGATATTAACTCACACATTTAATACTCTCATTTACTCTCCATCTACCACACCAATCACACAGCCATTACTTGACcacattggttttattgcttgagtaccctgctgacttaagcatcggagtggtcacgccggacatccctccggcgcccattcacgtggttgtCTTCTTGTTCGCAGATATCTTAAATTACTCGAGGAGACACAAGATTCAAGCCAAACGTCCAAATCAtatttccttcaacattttgatAGCAAACACGGCAGAGTTCCCGACCCGACTCGTCCATTTCGCTCGTGTTGCATCATTGGCGTTGTCTGTGGGAAACTTGAGTTCTaaggcgttgatatggctccTACTTGAAGTGCAAATCAAGACACCTCCCGAGTTCATGAAGAAAACAACACCCGCCTTTCTGGTGCAGGTGGCCGCCCCACCTGATGGTCCCCAGCCCACTAACCCCCGAGGCGTTGACCAAAATTGTGACGGATGTTGTCAAAA from Primulina eburnea isolate SZY01 chromosome 6, ASM2296580v1, whole genome shotgun sequence encodes:
- the LOC140833320 gene encoding probable glutathione S-transferase; this translates as MAEVKVFGVWGSPFSRRVEMALKLKGVEYEYVEEDLTNKSAQLLQYNPVHKKIPVLLHNGKPIAESLVILEYIDETWKNGPSILPKNPYDRAMARFWARFIDEKCFPAVWKACWGAGEEQVKAKEEAPELLKFLDKELEGKKFFGGDSIGLVDIAANFVAYWSVIITELVGLELITNDKFPNLCTWMEEYVNSSFVKEHLPDREKLAGIFRALFLQTK